cctaaatataagtctttttagagatttgaatatggactacatacggatgaatatagacgtattttagagtgtagattcactcattttccaccgtatgtagtccatattagaatctctaaaaagagttatatttaggacggagggagtagatgttaaTATACTTTTCTATAGATTTGGTCAAACTTAAAcaagtttgacttaggacaaacccAGAACTTCAATTATTGTAGTACATCAGAAAAATAATAACCCACAAGCACATGATCAGCCACATACATTAAGATTTAAAATTCAGAAAGTAATAGTTTGTAAATTAAGTACCTGGAAAGTAGATAGCCCACTGGATGCCAGGCAAGGTCCCACACACTATTGTCATGTGCATTATTTATTTCAATTTGTGGGGCTTCATGGCTGCCAAAAACAATGAAAAATATGCTCATCAGTTTGAGATATCATTTCTAAGCAACACAAAATAGTAACTAGAGTATCTTTTTGTTAACTGGGAATCTCAAGATTATCTTGAAAAATATGAAAACAATGATATGAATTATTATATATTCAATTCATGACTATCAAAGGTGTAGATCACAACAAATCACAGTAAAATGAGTTCCGATCCAAATTGAAATTGTGATAACAAACTGCCAGGCCAGTCCGAATTATTATGTCAATGGCTCCATTTGTGTTTCTTACCCGACCAACCAATGAAAGATTCCACCATCATAGCTCCCACTAACAAAGTATTCTTCGTGGAATGGATGCCATGCCAAAGCTGCAGAAATAAATAGAGTAAATCAAATAACACAACCATGCCGAACAAGGGCAGCGGACATTATAATTTTCTTTGTAACGTTAAGTCATTGGTCTGAAAATATATCTAATCTTGTAGGTAAGAAACATAGAATTGAAGTTCTGTGATGAGAATCTAACCAGTTACATCCTTATTGTGCCCACGGAAGGATTCAAGTTCTTTCATGGATCTAATATCATATAACTGCACAAAACACATTCACAATAATAAGTGAGGAATTGCCCGATATATCATGGATTAATTTACTGGATAGAAAGAGACAGATAGAACAAGGCAGACACACTAAGTTCCTGAAGGCACATGCAATTTAAGTACGGAGTACGGAAACTACTCCATTAGGATGAGAGGAAGAGTTTGTTCCCTATGCAACTATGAAGCATAACTTAATGGACATGATAGATTATTAATTAGGTTTAGGAAGCTTAGTTTTTTCGGATCACGTGGCCTAACCGCCTAAGTGTGTTCTAAAAGTTGGTATCAAACTTTGGGCACTATTAGTATGAACTTCAAGTCTTTCTCACTAGCACAAGTATGTGTAAAACATCAGCAGAACTAATAAGCTACCAACATATTTAGGTATTCTTCTTTCAGAGGGAAAAGTAAGAAGTTAATAATAACAGGGTACAAAGGTAAAAGTTATTGACCTTGATAATCTGATCCTTAGACGCAGTCAAAACCCAGTTCCCATTCTGATTCCATTTTACACACTGCACAATATTTTTATGACCATGGCTGCAGAAATAGCTGATCAGGTGATGCCATGCCACAGAACTTCATGGTTTGCAACATAAGACGAGGGACACAAATACTTACAATGAACGTAGCTCCCTACCACTTTTTGCATCCCAGAGTTTTACAAGATAGTCTTTCCCACCTGGATAGCACAGAAACAAATGAGCTCTGGACAAATAAACCCATTATTAAACTAACAATAATAATGACTAACCTGAAGCCAATAAAGATTTGGTGGGATGCCAATCGACACTTTTAACATCCCAACCATGGCCTGGCTGAGTTTGAAGGCAAATTCAGGTTAATTCACACACAAAAAGTTAATACCACAATGTAACTTCAGAAAAGCAAGCATCAAGTAGCACATGCACAAATGAAAAGTTTAGCAACATTACCAGTTAGGGATCTTTCTTCTTGGCATCTTGCGAAGTCCCAAACCTTCACGGTTGTGTCATCAGAACATGAACAGAACTTCAGGTCTGTTCTACAAAAGCTGTTTAAAGTATGTGTTTAAGTAGGGAATGAACATTAACTTGGTACATCTAAAGTAAAGAACATAGCACAGTCATCACCTCAAGTCACGGACTGATTCTCTGTGTGCAGTTTTATTCACTTTGACATTGTTCATGTTACTTTGCCAATACCTggaaaggattcaaatttcaaaggaTGCAGTTAACAAGTCAAACAATGTAACATTATTAAGGGGCAGTATTCAGCAATGGTACAGGGTGAAAGGGCCAGCATACTTTATTGCACCACCATCGTCGCCCGTAACCATCCAATTTTCATTGTGACTCCAAATCATTGATCTCACGGCTTGTTCATGAGCCTATTTATCAAATTAATAACACCAAATAAGTCAAGTTAACTAAGACACTAGTAACTGCACCAGTAGCTAATGTGAAATACCTGAAGAATCATTTCAAAATTAAAAGATTGCCCATTCCATAGGGTGAATTCACCACTCTGTGATCCAGTAATAAGCCGGCGTCCCGTAGGAGTCCACTTTATCCAGAAATAACACTATGTTAGACCCAGAccagaaaaaagtaaaaaatagcaaaaataacACCAAAATAGAACCTTCAGGAAAGTTTTCACATAGATGACAACGAAATAGAAACTGGCATGGAGCTGTCAAGCTGATCTACTAACTAGTGTAAAAACATGGGAATTTGGAATTTTCCATCAACCTAGGTGACAGATTTTAATGCATGTGATGATGTTGATCCTACAATAAGTCTACTACCCAAGTAGTGAAGGTAGTTAGGCATTTCAAACATTTAAGGACCATACAGCTACTTCATGCACATCAGATTTTCAAACCAAGTAGCACATTTAGAACAAGGAGATAGAGATGGCAATAGATCTGAAGAGAAAAGGGAGCTCAGTATGTACGGTCAGGTCCGGGCGCATAGGAGTGCAACCTGTGCGCCCACACAGGGCCTCCACTTCCTAGGGGCCCCTGATTTGCAAAGTAATATTACAGAAGCAGGCTCAGTTGCAAACTCGGAGTCCAGTTGGCCCAGTTGTATGTTCCAATCAATCAACCAATTCGGTGAGGTGGGCTTCTGGGCTGCGCGCGCGATACGCAAGGAAGCAGCTGCTTGATCACTCGAAGCCTAATCCCTGTCCAATCGTTCGTCTCAAGCAGACGTAAAAAAGGATCCAGATCCAGGCTGCGCCTGCACCTCTTCTGCGTTTGTGACTCTTCGTCCGCAACACCGAAGCAGAAGCTGAGCACCAGACGGCAGCAGCTGAGCCCAGGTGAGCGGTTCGAGTTTGGCAAATGATGGAACCCTTTTTCAATTGGCTAAGGACTGGCGGCTTTGACTGTGAGTTcaactaattttattttattttcatcttcTCAGTTTTGGCTTTTGATTTTACCAATACATTGTAGTTAATTTtattctttccatcttttttatacTAGATGTTTAGTGTTCCAACATCTAGCTAGGTCATGTTTTCATCCCGAGACCATAAATCTAACTCAATCTGAAAAAGAACTATGCAACCAAGCGTTGAATGGATAAGATTCTCGATCCACCCCATTGCTACATGACACAGTATAACctacacattattatcattctaTTTTTCTACTGTGGTAGGGCCTATTTTAATGTTTAGCACAGGGCCTCCGATTTTGCTGGCCCGGCCCTGTGTACGGTCTAGTGTTTGTGAACACTTAAAACTATTCTTTTAATTTTGAACACATTCTGCCAGGATTGATGTTCTCAAGTTTTTCTTGCTACTACTAGAAGCCAAGTACGTTTGAAGCTTCGAAAATGCAGCAAGCCAATGTTGGTGACCACAATACCTCCAATCACCCATTCAATATTTCAACTGTATACAAAGTGCATTAGTGCATGATGTCAGAAGGGGAAAAAAGTCACTATAAAGTAGTTGAAGAATTAGCTTCTAGTATTGTGACTCCTGTTATATGATTAACATGTATCTTTCAAACTGGGCATCAGGCTCACAGATACCACTTCTATCTTGGAAGTCAAAGTCAAGTAAAACTGAAATGCCAAGTAGGGTAAATAAGCATATTATGTAGAATCGCATCTATCTTCAGTTCATGTAACCCTGCTGCCATGACCTAGTGGTTTTTTTTGAGATATGCAACAGTAGGTGCCTGCAGCTAGAGCATCAGGAACATAGAGATGGGTATCACTTAACTCACCACGACACAGTTTATGGAGCACCGGTTCTTATTGATAGATGAATGAACAAATTTCCCAGCAAAACTTGTAGAGGGGTTGTCTGGGTATGCAACAGAAGGCAACATCTGCAATAACGGTGTTAATCAGTATATCTCAATAAGAAATAGCAGAAGGTATAATCTTGTATTCATGATGTAGTAAATACATATAACTTCGAAAATTTCCACTAATAACACTCATACATAAGAATTTTATTACTGAAGATGGTAACTGATATAGTTGGGAACAAAATCAGCACTAAAATTGAGGGATCAGATCCAAAACCAACTAGCCAAGTGACAACTAAAATCACACCACTTTCATGTCTAAAAAGGAAAAGCCAAAATGAAACACAAGTAAACAGGTGTTCTTTTTCTTTACTGAGTGCATTCATCAATTATAAAGTGGGAGTTACCTAACTGCTTCTTCCTGGAAGAATCAACAGTTCACCCAAACCCCAGGAATTACTTGTTAACCAAAACAATACTTGTCTTGCCTACCACTATGGAACAAGCCTTCCTAGGGACAAACTGCATACTGCCCATACATGACGGCTCATTCACAATTCACCATATCCAGAAACAGGGCAGTATTAAGGTGATAAGGTCTGCCTGTATTTCATCCAGTAAACTAGTGTGTTGATTGATGAAATAACACAAGACTCAACAGTAGCAGTGGCCTGGCATCGATGGAAGAACCATAGATTATCTTAGATAACTATGAGATGAAAGAGAAGGTTTTTTCTAAATTAAAAGGTTTGTTTCAAACAAATTGCATTAAAATATAGCTGCACTTGCACCATATGAAGATTTGCTTCACAAATATACCATGTACACCTCGGCATTTAGTTATTTAGGAAAAAACATCCAATCAGCCAGATAAGGAAAACATGAAAATGATTATACAAAACGAAGAGTTATTATGCAAGTTTTTTTTACAATTATTTATGAATCTAAATAACAAGAACACAAATATCTGAAATAATATTTGTTAGGCATCCACACAGCAACATCAATTTTCTATCATGTTTATACATTTGTAAGGCAACACGGTTTTTCTCTAAAACTAAACTATCAGAAACAATATTTGATAGGCATCCTACATAGAACATCAACTTTCTATCATGTTTATTATACATTTGTAAGGCAACACTACAGTTCTTTCTCTAAATCTAAAATGGCACTTCAAAATCAACTGATGCATCCACTAGTTAGCATTGTTATTTATACCAGAATATTAGCTACGATGTCGCAAAAAAAAGAATCTTAACTATGAACACTGTTCAGTATATTTCCAACCATGAGATAATAAAGGATAATATATCACAGATATTGGTGCTTTGAAATGAAAGGTAGAGGATCCAAaatgaacaaatttggaagcagaAGGAGGTTTTTTAAGTACAAAATGCATACAAATTGCAAGCAGTATCGTCAGTATTTTTGAGAAACCAATATCTTCAGCATTTCTGACTAAACAGTATCTTCAGTATAGCACAACTAATATCTTATAACATATTATCACATGCAGGGGTAGCAGGCAACGTACATCCAGGACAGCAGCTGCGGTTGGCTGCAACGTGAATCTGTCCCTTGCATCCCGCTGCCACATGCGAGCCTGCACAATACAAACTGATGAGCTGCACAATACATTTGTATCGTTTTGTGTCTCCCTTGGACATGGTTGAAGACATTATATCGTAAAATATAATAACTTCTCAAAGATAAACACAATTAAATATTACCTGAGCATAACGGACGAGAGAGCTCGTGTAGTCCACTGTTCGTCGCTGGACAGGCTTCCGCATCCTCTTAGCTCCAAAATTGTCCCCATAGGCTGAATTGAATCAAAATTAATATCTAGTTGCAATATGAATATTTATATCGTAAAAAGTTGCACGAAACCATGAGCATCTGACAGATTTTACGGGTGTTTCCAAGCAGAATCTCCATCTCGCAGTTTCGGGGAAAAAAAGGTGAGCGATACCACAATTACTAGAACAAATCTAGTCTACCCCTATGGACCTAACCCTAACTAGAGAAGGCGTGATTACCGTCGAACGGcggctgctgctgttgctgttgatgctgctgctgctgatggTGCTGCTGGGGCCCCGGGTGGCCGGCGTAGTCGGGCGCGAGGTTGGTGGATGACGCCGCAGAGAGCTGCCGCATCGGCGGCTGCAGCGGGCCGCGGTAgaagtccccgccgccgccgccgggctgcggcggcgggtgctgcggcggaggcggcggcagaggctgctgctgctgctgctgttgctgctgcatcATCTCCGGCGCCGCGCCGGCGACCGGGCTAGGGTTTAGGGTCCGTGCGGCGGGAAAAGGGGCGGATTTTGGTGGCTCGTCGAGGCCGCCGGGAGCGTGAGCACAGTAAGCCAAGAGGGTTTGGTTTGGTTGGAACGAGACGATGGATGGGGACTTGATGGGCTTTCTCCTCTCCGGTAGAAGCCCAACCGGTTTTGTTGGGCTCTCGAGTAGAAGCCACCCGCTGGTGAAGCTGCCTGGtggcctttttatttcttttttctttatcATGTTAACTTTATAACATAATTTTTATACATAAATATCTTCTAAAATaaatatgaatatttttaaaataataaaattaATACACGACGAACATATTTTAAATACATGATGAATTATTATTTTCAATGTAAGCAATTTTTTGAAATTGTGCATGCATTTAAAACAAGATTCATGCATTTTTAAGAGCGTTGACACGTTTTTAAACAGTGGTAACATTTAAAAAGATTCACGCACTTTTAAAAATATTCACATGTAATTAAAAAGGGTCGGTATGTTTAAAATATTTGTGGTTTTATGGAATAACAAAAAAACTGAAAATCAGAGGACAGCAATAAAACCTAAAGAAAAATATTGCTAGAAAAACGGAGGAGCACCCGGTAACCCCAACCAATAACAGACCCTCGAACTGGACAAGCCCACTACGCCATGTGTGCTTGGGCAACAATTTGACATATATAGCATCATATATGAGCTCTCTTGTGAAGGGGTTGCCATGGCGTCAGAGTGTGGGTAATACTTGGGGTGTGGGTAGATATGACGTGTTCTGTAAATTGGGTCTGGGTCACGAGATGGGTCCAATGCGTAGGAGTAGTATAAGTGGagtaccaaacattctaaaaaAGACATTATAGAAGAAAAAATACTAGAGTTGTGACCTTGATGTATTATGTTGCAAATGAATGAAATTTGAACTGTCTCACCTCCCGTGCTCTGTTCCTCGTCCCCTCTCACCGATTTTCCCATCCCAATGCTCCCTTAAATTGTGGTGATCCACTAATTTTTCATGCCATAGGAACACAAGTTGGTGGCAACCGAGTAGGACTGGGAGGGGTCACGGAGAGGGAAAAAAATCGTCAAGAGAGGAGGTGGCTTGTGAGGGAATCGGCAGAGATGGAGGGGGCACAAGAGGGCCGCCTTACCGGTCTCAGGTGGTAGATTGGCTTTTTGAAAGGGGGGATTCGAGATTGGGGAACCAAGGTTTCACCGTTTTCCATCAAAACTTAGTTTCCATGTCATCAAATACTATGTCAATTCATGCAAGGTTTTCGCCCCACATCCACAAGATGTGGCAGCAATTGGTGTAAGATTATGTCCTTTTTTGCTTCAACCAGCGGGGAAGGTAAAGTGACTCTTAATTTCAGGAACGGTATATTGTTGCTTGCTGTTGTGTTGTTGTTATTGTCTCTGAACTCTTTTTGCGCATGATGAAAAAAAATATTCAAGCAAGAAGACAAGAATGAAGCTGTGCTCTCATGTAGCGGTGAACCCTGTGACGTGAGCGCTCTCGTGTACAAAGGACAGGGATGTATTAATGACACTTGACGTTTCGGGTGGGGACGGATAAAAATAGTTCTTGCAGGAAGGGATCTAGTTTGATCTTTGCAGAGTTCACTGAAATTCaccggaaaaaaaaaagaaaagtacACTGAAATCGGTGCTACGAGCTGAAAGTAGTGCACCAGGCTCGCTCCTCCTTACTCGAAGCTACCTCGACTTTGCATGGCAATCATTCCACGCTTCATTGATACTTTCAGTTATGCTACTTGTAGACCtaatttttctttaaaaaaaatcagagaagTTGATATGGCCGAGTTGGTCTAACGCGCCAGATTAAGGTACAGGTCCGAAAGGGCGTGGTCAGAAAGGGTTTCTCATTGCCCTTTCCGTCAAGCTGGGGCAGAAAACATTTTTCATATGACGTTTAATTGTACTGGATCAAAAGCCGTTTGGGATTCTCTCGGGGTCACACGCACCAGATATCAATTTCGCTAGTATGATCGGTCGGTCGGGAGCAGAGGTCATGGAGTTTATCCTATGTGACTTCTGATTGTATTCTGGACCGTTGGAGTCGCCGGAGCTCATATCTACGGTGTGTCGGTACCTTCGGTGGCAACGATGTCAATTCATTCGTGGAGAAGACATTTTGTCTCCAGAAAGAACTGCGCCGGCGGCCCTTGCTTTAGCTCTGAATTTTGTTCGTGCAACGGagatccaaaacacgcctaaagtCAACAAGTGGCCGGTGTTTCTCCCTTGACAGCAAATTTTAAATGTCAATGCATCATTTACCGAGGGTAGCAGCGCCGGTTCTTGATGATTGTCGTAGTATTTTAGTGATTTTGGGAGGGTTAATATTGAGCATTGTAGTAGAGAGACAAATTATATAGCTCATGAATTGGCTAGATGGGGACGTGCAAATAATCCTTCTCTTTGGGTTGATGCGCCGCCTGAGTTCATCATAACACTGTTAGCGGACGATGTAACTATTATTTGATTAATAAAGTAAGACTTCACTTAAAAGAAACTAATATTTTTTTATTCTTCcgattttctgtttgttttttttcTGCAAAATATTGTAATCCCCCGGTTGAGCAGAGCTTCCATGTGCAATCGCTGCCCATGTTTCGTGGTTCCGGTGCGAGTCCACCATGCCCATGGTTCCTTCGCCTGCATGCACATCACCACCAGGCTTGGCTACCACCCTCGCCTTCTTTGGCACCAACCGGCATAGTGGCATACCCACCGCTCTCACGTCGGCGTCCGTGAGCGTCTTCACCATGCATCCTGTGCCCGCATGGACGTCACACGCCTGACTCATGGGCCATGGCTAGTCGCGTACCCGGCAGTCTCCGGGAGCTAGCGACAAGTGTCCAGCTGCTTGCAAGTTGCAAAGAAACATCTTCCTCCCGACTCCACGGTGACGACCAAAGCAGTTTCAGCTCAAGTGGAAGACCGACGGCCACGAGGTCCAAAAGCAGTACAACTAGGGAAGTAGACAGCACGAACCACCCGACAACGGCGAAAGATCGCCAATTTGCCCAAAGCCTTAAGCACCAACTAATCCTTTCGCGTTAAGAAAATCACCGTTCCTTACACATTACTCGTACATTACAAACACTACTCGAAGCAACGGTGTGCAGTTGGGCAAAAATATCTTCCTCGATAACTCATAGCCTTCTTCCGCAGCCAGGGAACGCCCTTTCCACTCCCCCGGTTTCACTCCAGCGGCGCCTTTCATTTTATTTTATGTGTGAGGGCTTCGTTTTTTCTTCACGGGGAAAGAGGGCTTTGTTAATTAACTCGCTTGCACGCTCCTAATAATCTCTGAAATTGAAGTGTCTAGAAACGGATTCGCATATGACTGATACTACTGGAAAAATTGTCGTTACCGAGTTCTTTGTTGTTTGCCGAGTACCCTTTGTTGTTTGCCGAGTACCATAACATGGGATCACGGTAAAAGTCATGTAAGCCGAGGGTGGCTCTCGGCAGACAGCAGGACACGGCACACGCCGGCAGTTGCCGAGCACTTGGCAGGATGTGCTCGGTAAAGACAGAAAACCTGGCTTATGAGGCATATGCCGAGAGTCGCTGCTAAGGCACCCGACAAACATGTGCCAGGTGGCACGGCGTTTGCACTCAACGGCTCCGTGACGTACAGTCTATCTTTGCCGAGATTCACTGACAATGTACTCGGCAACCTATATACGAAATATACTTTTTTCGCTGCAGCAAACTCTCTGCTGAGTGTGAAACGGGTTTCGTTGAGTTTTTTGGTACTCAAGAAATTCGAAAATTCCAGTAGTGTGAGAACAACATGAAGTAATACGAGTGCCTCTTTCCTATGTACTCCCCCCGTCCCGTAATGTAAGACCATTTTGTGAGCTAAGATATCTTGCAAAAAGTCTTACATTATGAGGCGGAGTGAGTAGGTTTCTACAATATTAACGAGAGTTTTCAACTTTGAAGTCATTTTTTCTTTCGTAAAAGAACATGAAGTCAGTTCACGATGAAGACATGTTGGAGTTCATATATCCAGGTTTAGGCTTATTCACAAATATATCTATGCTAAGTACACATGCAAAATTTAATGAGAAATATGTTCGTTTGAGTGCTACACAAAAAAAAAGAATATCCAACAAATATATGACCTATAGGTGCTCGCAAATAAAGAAATTCATTAATAAAACTTACATACATGTTGATGTACCTACATGTACATGTGAGATTTTTTTCTCAAATTTTTCTGAAATCTACAAATATGATTTTTGAGAATTCTTGACCCGTGAAATCCGGGGGTCAAACACTACATGAAAATAAAATGAAGCCAAGTATGAAACATACTCGACGAAGCACCAAATAACCACAGGTTAGAGTAAGCCGAGTGTTGCACTCGGATAACAGCTCTCGCCTTCATTTGGACCGGCTTATGCCGTCTAAGCCAAGTGTCGTTTCGCGGGTGCTCAGCTTACATATAAGTCACGAGTTCTCAA
Above is a window of Triticum dicoccoides isolate Atlit2015 ecotype Zavitan chromosome 5B, WEW_v2.0, whole genome shotgun sequence DNA encoding:
- the LOC119311072 gene encoding flowering time control protein FY-like, which translates into the protein MMQQQQQQQQQPLPPPPPQHPPPQPGGGGGDFYRGPLQPPMRQLSAASSTNLAPDYAGHPGPQQHHQQQQHQQQQQQPPFDAYGDNFGAKRMRKPVQRRTVDYTSSLVRYAQARMWQRDARDRFTLQPTAAAVLDMLPSVAYPDNPSTSFAGKFVHSSINKNRCSINCVVWTPTGRRLITGSQSGEFTLWNGQSFNFEMILQAHEQAVRSMIWSHNENWMVTGDDGGAIKYWQSNMNNVKVNKTAHRESVRDLSFCRTDLKFCSCSDDTTVKVWDFARCQEERSLTGHGWDVKSVDWHPTKSLLASGGKDYLVKLWDAKSGRELRSFHGHKNIVQCVKWNQNGNWVLTASKDQIIKLYDIRSMKELESFRGHNKDVTALAWHPFHEEYFVSGSYDGGIFHWLVGHEAPQIEINNAHDNSVWDLAWHPVGYLLSSGGNDHATRFWCRNRPGDLTRDKFNSGQIQGYGDQHSAFAGRFQMPEQTPGPFAGTIPGIGVAMHLDGSDHGEQRPSIPGLPPGPPPLPPGPHPSLLPTGQQQHYQQMPQQQHSQFRPPPPNMPPPAHILQHQQGPRSSLPQLPSMPGSMPGPSPVNPPLPPMPHPMAMQGSSTQMMPQMPQHLIGLNQTHPGSIPPGNMPPMGSFPNGMGNIQGSSGASGMQNFPMGGMYNRPQGQMAPQGQMSSIPGLGSYQPGMGNVGLPPPPPQHPPPRGAPPQ